TCGGTGGGGTCGATCCACGCCCAATGGGCATCGGGCGTGAGTGGTTCGTTGAGGCGGCGTTTGAGGTCGGCGAACGAAGCGCCCCATTCTTCTTCCGAGGCGATTAGGGCCTTAAGGCGGTCCTCTTCGGTCAACGTGCCGGAAAAACGGAGCGTCGTTCCCTGGGCGGGGGGGAAGACGTCCTTCGGTACGCTCACGCCGAGCAGGCGTTCCAGCGTCTCCTTGCCGGCGCGCTCCTCAATGAGCTTCGACAAGGACTCGAAATCGCTGGTGGCCGAGTTAGTGAACCATTCCTTCAGGGAAACGATGCCTTCCTTCCGGGCCTTGAAGAACAGGGCGTCGGTTCTCAGGCGCTCCGCCGCTACGGCCATACCGAGCAGCAGGAACCGGCCGCGCACGCCGCCCACCAGGGCCCCGAAGATCCCAACCTCCTTCATCCAAGTGGGCAGCGCCCGGAAGCCGTCGATAAGGGCCTTGAAGGTCCGAACGAGCCCCTGCATGGGGGTCTTGAGGTCTTTGACGATCTTCACGGCCCGGTCGAACGTCTGCACGATCGCCTGCCCGGCACGGTCGGCCCACTCGGTGAGCTTGCCTTCCTGGTCGAGCCGATCGAGCTCATCGAGGAACGACGAAAGCCGCTCCTTGAGCAGCATGAACGGACCCGATTCCATCACCTTGCGTTTGAACAAGGTGAGCCGGTCCAGCAGGTTCGACCACATGCCCGACCACGAGGTGCTGAGCTCCTCCATGCCGCCGGCGTAGCGGTCGTTCCAGATCATGGCCAGGGTCTCGCGGATGATGTCCGCGCGCTTGGCCACGGTGACCTCGCGCATGCGGCCCATGGCATCGGTCCACGCGAACGTCACCTCGTCGGCCGTGGATCGAGCCCGGATTCCGAACTCCTTGAGCCGCTCGAACTCCCCCTGGCTCGCGTCGGCGAATGCCTCCACGGCCTGGTCCAGGCTCTTGCCCATGGCGGCGGCCGTGTCGCCCAGGGTGCGGAGTGTGCCCTCGGTGGGGTCGATGCCATAGGCCTTGAGCTTGACGAACGCTGCCGTGACCTCGGCGATCTCGTAGGGGGTCCTGGACGTGAACTCGGTGATCCAGTCAAGGCTGCGCTTCGCTGCGGCGGCCGACCCCTCGATGGTCTTGAGCTGTAGCTCGAAGCGCTCGAACTGGGTGGCGGTGTCGAGAAAGCTCTTGGCCACCAGGCCGGCACCCAGGGCCGCGAACGCGGCCTTGAGGCTGAAGACCAGGCGGGTGGTGCGCTGCACGTTGCGGTTGATCTGACGCAGGGTGCGCTGCAGGGGGCGCGCCGCCTGGTCCTTGAACCGCATCAGGATGTCGATGGTCGCCCGGTTCACCGCTCATCCTTGCCGGCCGCGCTCTGCAGCCGGGGCCAGAGGTATGTCTCCAATGCCAGGACCCGTTCCACTTCGCCCATGGCCGCGCCGCACGATCGGGCCAGGTCGAGCAGGGGGCCGAGCATCAGCCTGCCGGTCATGCCGTCGCGGCCATGGGCGTGACACAGGGTCCACAGGTGCCACACCAGCTCGTTGGCCGGGTGCAGGGGCTCGGGGTCGGCCGATGGGCAGCCCCCGCACGGAGGGTCCACCCCATCCAGTTCGTGTGCTTCGGCGCAGTCTTCGCACGACACGCGGCCCGGCCGGACCTGCGCGTCGGCGAAGCGCCTCAGTTTCCCTCCAGTTCCTCCCGGTGTTTGCGCCGCGCCTCGTCGATCTTGTCGAGCACCTCGCCGGCGACGTCGCTGTGCTTCTCGAACACCCAACGCCGGTTTTCGGGGGTGCACTCCAGGGGCTCGCCGGCCCGGGTCACGTTGCCCCAGGCCGTGATCGTGCGCTCGAACAGCTCACGGCCGAACCCGGCCACGTCGAACTCCTCGTGGGTCCGGCCGCGTTTCACCGTGACGGTGGTGTGCTTCTTGACTAGCCGGTTCAGCTCGGTGGTGTCGAGGGGCGTGCCCTCGAACCACGCATCGCCCACGGTGACCCGGTAGCGTTCGGGGATTCCGAGTTCCATGCTTCTGTCTCCTCCTGTGGTTGCCGCAAGCGGCTTAGCTGTACGTGAACTTGATCTCGTCCTCGAGGGCCGAGCTGGCCTTGGCGTCGAACGGCAGGGTGATCTCCAGGGTGGGATCGGCCGTCTCCACCTCGCCCACGTTGTAACGGCCCTGGGGTAGCTCGATGAGCAGGCGCGAGCCGGCCGAGCGGTGGGTCCAGTCGACGGCGAAGCTCTTGTCGGTATCGTCGGCCCGCAGATTCACCACGCTGGACGTGCGCATCACCGAGCGCACGCTGGCGTTGACGGTGCGGGTCTTGGCCGCCAGCCCCACGGGGTAGTCGGCCTGGGTCGGATCCTCGGGGACCTCCGTGATCTCGGAGAGCTCGCGGGTGTACTCCACCGACCACTCCTTCCATTTGACCGCCGTGCCGTTCACCTTCACGGCCGGCCGGTCGTCGATGGGCGCGCCCACCTTGGTGGGCGTGGGCAGGGCCAGGGGCACCACGGCGGCACCCGAGCTCTGGTCGGTGTTCACGTCGGGGCTGACGGTGAGCTCGTTGGTGCTGGTGTCCACGGCCGTCACGGTGTAGCCCGAGCCGCCGTTGTCGTCGGTGCCCACCTGGATCCGCGCGCCCACGCTGAACGGCTTGGCGTCGGCCACCGGCACGGTGGGGGTGGGAGTGGTGGCGCCGTTGATGGCCGAGCTCAGGCTGCTCTCGCCGCACCAGCCCAGCCGCACGAACTGGGCCCCGGCCTCGGCCTCGGCGAACCCGTTCTCGCTCTGGCGGATCGAGAGCTGGTTGATCTTGGCCCCGGTGGCGAAGACCACCACGTTGCCCAC
This is a stretch of genomic DNA from Deferrisoma camini S3R1. It encodes these proteins:
- a CDS encoding tape measure protein encodes the protein MNRATIDILMRFKDQAARPLQRTLRQINRNVQRTTRLVFSLKAAFAALGAGLVAKSFLDTATQFERFELQLKTIEGSAAAAKRSLDWITEFTSRTPYEIAEVTAAFVKLKAYGIDPTEGTLRTLGDTAAAMGKSLDQAVEAFADASQGEFERLKEFGIRARSTADEVTFAWTDAMGRMREVTVAKRADIIRETLAMIWNDRYAGGMEELSTSWSGMWSNLLDRLTLFKRKVMESGPFMLLKERLSSFLDELDRLDQEGKLTEWADRAGQAIVQTFDRAVKIVKDLKTPMQGLVRTFKALIDGFRALPTWMKEVGIFGALVGGVRGRFLLLGMAVAAERLRTDALFFKARKEGIVSLKEWFTNSATSDFESLSKLIEERAGKETLERLLGVSVPKDVFPPAQGTTLRFSGTLTEEDRLKALIASEEEWGASFADLKRRLNEPLTPDAHWAWIDPTEGAERWARLMEEQARKIGALMDNATTNPLRRLKEVGEQDWGVIQEIQERFRGELVETAGVAQGAARQIQMGFGSAFAQSLVYGQKFSESMKGLFSDLASYVTSVFARAAVGSVFGLFGLDLGFSLGSIFKFHDGGEVPALPRAHTGLNLAPDEVPIIAQTGERILSREQNREWTDWIRREREERSRPAVVELVLDGRTLAQALVDLAEEGRFPVVLRA